From one Azospirillum ramasamyi genomic stretch:
- the rsmA gene encoding 16S rRNA (adenine(1518)-N(6)/adenine(1519)-N(6))-dimethyltransferase RsmA, with protein sequence MTDQTPASAPFAPASAPAAFDPHALPPLRDVIARFGLEARKALGQNFLLDLNLTGRIARSANLPAGTTAIEVGPGPGGLTRALLATNAVKVIAIERDRRFIEALQDVIEASQGRLSIVEADALTVDPEVLAPAPRAIVANLPYNVATPLLLGWLARIEAYVSLTLMFQKEVADRLVAKPGSKAYGRLSVITQWRSDARVLFNLPPRAFTPPPKVESTVVHLTPRVNPEPADWRALEQVTAAAFGQRRKMLRQSLKSLGNAEALLEETGIAPTARAEEIHVAGFAALARAFRARHPLEPPAEPPAEGPAEGPGEGPK encoded by the coding sequence ATGACCGACCAGACCCCCGCCTCCGCCCCCTTTGCGCCCGCATCCGCCCCGGCTGCTTTCGACCCGCACGCCCTGCCGCCGCTGCGCGACGTGATCGCGCGCTTCGGGCTGGAGGCGCGCAAGGCGCTGGGGCAGAATTTCCTGCTCGACCTGAACCTGACGGGGCGGATCGCCCGTTCGGCCAACCTGCCGGCCGGCACCACCGCCATCGAGGTCGGTCCCGGTCCCGGCGGTCTGACCCGCGCGCTTTTGGCGACCAACGCGGTGAAGGTCATCGCCATCGAACGCGACCGCCGCTTCATCGAGGCGCTGCAGGACGTCATCGAGGCGTCCCAAGGCCGCCTGTCGATCGTCGAGGCCGACGCCTTGACCGTCGACCCGGAGGTTTTGGCCCCCGCCCCGCGCGCCATCGTCGCCAACCTGCCCTACAACGTGGCGACGCCGCTTCTGCTCGGCTGGCTGGCGCGGATCGAGGCCTATGTCAGCCTGACGCTGATGTTCCAGAAGGAGGTCGCCGACCGGCTGGTGGCGAAGCCGGGCAGCAAGGCCTATGGCCGGCTGTCGGTCATCACCCAGTGGCGCTCCGACGCCCGCGTGCTGTTCAACCTGCCGCCGCGCGCCTTCACCCCGCCGCCGAAGGTCGAATCGACGGTCGTCCACCTGACTCCGCGGGTGAACCCGGAGCCGGCCGACTGGCGCGCGCTGGAGCAGGTCACCGCCGCCGCCTTCGGCCAGCGCCGCAAGATGCTGCGCCAGAGCCTGAAGTCGCTGGGCAATGCCGAGGCCCTGCTGGAGGAGACCGGCATCGCCCCGACCGCGCGGGCGGAGGAGATCCACGTCGCCGGCTTCGCCGCTCTCGCCCGCGCCTTCCGCGCCCGCCACCCGCTGGAGCCGCCGGCGGAGCCGCCGGCGGAGGGGCCGGCGGAGGGGCCGGGGGAGGGGCCGAAATGA
- a CDS encoding AzlD family protein, whose protein sequence is MLESLQLDWSFLAIVLGGALATWMTRIGGPWLIARVRLGPAASAALEATPGAVLVALVAPAALSRPSDALAAALVCLIARRVPMVVAVAAGVVAVVLLRRLL, encoded by the coding sequence ATGCTTGAGTCGCTGCAACTGGACTGGAGCTTCCTCGCCATCGTGCTGGGTGGGGCGCTGGCCACCTGGATGACCCGGATCGGCGGGCCTTGGCTGATCGCGCGGGTGCGCCTCGGTCCGGCGGCGAGTGCGGCGCTGGAGGCCACGCCGGGCGCGGTGCTGGTGGCGCTGGTGGCGCCCGCCGCCCTGTCGCGCCCGTCCGACGCGCTGGCCGCCGCCCTGGTCTGCCTGATCGCCCGCCGCGTGCCGATGGTGGTGGCGGTGGCGGCCGGCGTGGTCGCCGTCGTGCTGCTGCGCCGCCTGCTGTAG
- a CDS encoding AzlC family ABC transporter permease yields MSTESIITPASSRQEFAAGVVHCLPIVAGAVPFGFLLGSLAAKAGLSALDMGLMSALVFAGSSQFVAVELLDKGSAGLAVVGAILLVNLRHLLMGATLEPRFRGIPRAKAGLALFFMTDEQWALALRRGPDLTLAYWYGVAATLYLAWLASTVAGTLAGALIADPAAWGLDFTFIAVFLCLLAGFWRGVGSLPPWLASGAAALAVHALSPGGTWHIIAGALAGGAVAALQARGQGRARDA; encoded by the coding sequence ATGAGCACGGAAAGCATCATCACACCGGCATCCTCCCGACAGGAGTTCGCTGCGGGTGTCGTCCATTGCCTGCCCATCGTGGCGGGTGCGGTGCCCTTCGGGTTCCTGCTGGGCAGCCTCGCCGCCAAGGCCGGGCTGTCGGCGCTGGACATGGGACTTATGAGCGCGCTGGTCTTCGCCGGCAGTTCCCAATTCGTCGCGGTCGAGCTGCTGGACAAGGGCAGCGCCGGGCTGGCCGTGGTCGGCGCCATCCTGCTGGTCAATCTGCGCCATCTGCTGATGGGGGCGACGCTGGAGCCGCGCTTCCGCGGCATCCCGCGCGCGAAGGCCGGTCTCGCGCTGTTCTTCATGACCGACGAGCAATGGGCGCTGGCGCTGCGCCGCGGGCCGGACCTGACGCTGGCCTACTGGTACGGGGTGGCGGCGACGCTGTATCTGGCGTGGCTCGCCAGCACCGTGGCCGGTACGCTGGCCGGCGCCCTCATCGCCGACCCCGCCGCCTGGGGGCTGGATTTCACCTTCATCGCCGTCTTCCTCTGCCTGCTCGCCGGATTCTGGCGTGGAGTCGGCTCGCTGCCGCCCTGGCTGGCGAGCGGCGCCGCCGCGCTGGCCGTCCATGCGCTGTCGCCCGGCGGCACCTGGCACATCATCGCCGGGGCGCTGGCCGGAGGAGCCGTCGCCGCCCTGCAGGCCAGGGGGCAGGGGAGGGCGCGCGATGCTTGA